The DNA window CGCTGACGGCCCGCTGATAAACGGTGCGCAAAGCGTTCGACACATGCTCGTCTTCTTTGGCGGACACGCCGACGCGCTTGCGGGGGGAGGGCGCCGCGCCAGTTTTCACAGCCCGCGTCTTCGTCGCTTTTGCGTCAGCGCCGGCCTTATCGTCTTGTTCGGCCAAGCCCCGCTCCGTCATCGAAGATACCAAAATCAGCCCCTCTAGCGTCATCTCAGTCGCCAAACCCTATTTGCGGCTTTGCGCTGGCGCGTCAATTCCAACGACATCGCCCAAACCGCGACACCCCGCCTCATTTCCGGCCCGATAAAAAAACCGTCTGCCTGCGAAACAAATTCGCGCGTCGATGGTTCCGTCATCCGAAGCATTTTTTCGTCATCCCTCAGGGGGAGGGCGATCCGGGGGGCGGGGTTGCCAATATGGCGGGGACATTCCATCCTTATCACGCACGCCGATGCTTCGGACCATGCACGCCCGTCATGGGCAGGGAGACGATTTGACGATGTCGCTTGGACAGCAACTGCACCCCCATCTTCCTTTTCTGCGCCGCTATGCCCGCGCGCTGACGGGCAGTCAGGCGCACGGGGACGCCTATGTCAGAGCGACGCTGGAAGCCATTGTCGCGGCTCCCGAAGAATTTCCGCGCGACGTCGATCCCCGCCTCGGCCTTTACAAGACTTTCCATGCGATCTGGTCCTCATCCCATCTGGAGGATGTGCCGGTGTCCATCGGCGGAAGTCAGGAAGCCATTGCGCAGGCGCGCCTCGCGCGGCTGACGCCGCTGCCGCGTCAGGCGCTGCTGCTCACCGCGCTGGAGGGCTTTACCGTTGAGGATACGGCCTATCTGGTGGACATGGATGCAGCCGATGTCGAAGCGCTGGTCGAAGAAGCGCTGAGCGAGATCGAGGCGCAGACCCGCGCCAAGGTTCTCATCATCGAGGACGAGCCGATCATCGCCATGGACATCGAAACCATCGTGCGGGATCTCGGGCATGACGTGACCGCCATCGCCGTGACGCGCGAGGACGCGGTCCGCGAAGCGATGGCGGACCGGCCCGGTCTCGTCCTCGCCGACATCCAGTTGGCCGACGACAGCAGCGGGATCGACGCGGTCAAGGACATCCTCTCCGAATTTTCGGTGCCGGTGATCTTCATCACGGCATTCCCCGAACGTCTGCTGACCGGCGAGCGGCCCGAACCGACCTTCCTCATCACCAAGCCGTTTCAGCGTTCGACGGTCAAGGCGGCCATTTCGCAGGCTCTGTTCTTCGATGAGGCGACGGCGCCGGTGTGATCGCTTTCCGTGCGAGGGAACTTGCCGCCGCACGCTGCGTTAATGATGCGTAACGATCCGGATGCGGCCGGGGTTCGGGCCTGAATGCAGGCCCGCCCCGCAACGGGCTGCTTTCGGGGCGGGTGACGCGAGGGGGGTGAGGCGTTGATCTTCTTTCCCTTCGCGAACGTCGACCGGCCTTGGCAGGCCGGACGGGGAAGCCCTTGTGATAAAATCAGTGTAAGGTGCGGACGCGAAAATGACTTTGACGACGTCGGTTCACGCG is part of the Sphingobium amiense genome and encodes:
- a CDS encoding NepR family anti-sigma factor: MAEQDDKAGADAKATKTRAVKTGAAPSPRKRVGVSAKEDEHVSNALRTVYQRAVSEDIPLEMLDLLKKLD
- a CDS encoding response regulator yields the protein MSLGQQLHPHLPFLRRYARALTGSQAHGDAYVRATLEAIVAAPEEFPRDVDPRLGLYKTFHAIWSSSHLEDVPVSIGGSQEAIAQARLARLTPLPRQALLLTALEGFTVEDTAYLVDMDAADVEALVEEALSEIEAQTRAKVLIIEDEPIIAMDIETIVRDLGHDVTAIAVTREDAVREAMADRPGLVLADIQLADDSSGIDAVKDILSEFSVPVIFITAFPERLLTGERPEPTFLITKPFQRSTVKAAISQALFFDEATAPV